In Flammeovirgaceae bacterium 311, one DNA window encodes the following:
- a CDS encoding nitrous-oxide reductase (COG4263 Nitrous oxide reductase), with protein sequence MKAIQSLKQHAPKAALLMAMAAVPFLQSCNTGDVNTAQASLMSSDAASKVYVEPGKHDELYAFLSGGYNGQVSVYGVPSGRLLKIIPVFTQHAENGYGYSEESKAMLSTSFGQVPWDDLHHPKLSRTDGMTDGRWLFVNANNTPRVARIDLKTFETAEILEIPNSAGNHCSPYPTNNNEYVVAGTRFSVPINEDGSPNEESLENYGEKFKGSLSFIKVDKETGDMNLDFQILMPGFDYDLANGGKGPSNDWLFFTTYNTERAGTLKEIGASQYDKDFLAAINWKLAEKYVKEGKAKEMPANYHHNKLDKSSHIAKSEVKKTVRFLDPADCPGMVYLIPVPKSPHGIDVDPSGEFMVVSGKLASVIPVHSFSKMKKAIENKDFDGDIKGIPVLKYESVLAAEVKEPGLGPLHTEFDGKGNAYTSMFVSSEVVKWSLNDFTVKDRIPVYYSVGHLVIPGGDTKEPYGKYLIAMNKITKDRYLPTGPELAHSAQLIDISGEKMKLLLDFPTVAEPHYAQVIPAEKVAPNSVKFYKLEDNTHPHKASKESEARVEKNGNVVRVYQTAIRSHMTPDNIEGINVGDTVYFHVTNLEQDWDVPHGFAIMGANNAELLIMPGATQTLKWVPTRPGIFPMYCTDFCSALHQEMQGYVRVSPKGVKTPLKFWTGKQKPAL encoded by the coding sequence ATGAAAGCAATACAATCCCTTAAACAACACGCACCGAAAGCTGCTTTGCTGATGGCAATGGCGGCAGTGCCCTTCCTGCAGAGCTGCAATACCGGAGATGTAAACACCGCACAGGCATCTTTGATGAGCAGCGATGCAGCTTCCAAAGTATATGTAGAGCCAGGTAAGCATGATGAGCTGTATGCTTTCTTATCGGGTGGCTACAATGGCCAGGTATCCGTTTACGGTGTGCCTTCCGGTCGCCTGCTGAAAATCATACCTGTATTTACACAGCATGCTGAAAATGGCTATGGCTATTCAGAAGAATCTAAAGCCATGCTGAGCACATCTTTTGGTCAGGTGCCCTGGGACGATTTGCATCACCCCAAGCTCTCTCGTACCGATGGCATGACTGATGGCCGCTGGCTGTTTGTTAACGCCAATAATACCCCTCGTGTAGCACGTATCGACCTGAAAACTTTTGAAACTGCTGAAATCCTCGAAATCCCAAACAGCGCCGGTAACCACTGCTCTCCATACCCAACCAACAACAACGAGTATGTAGTAGCCGGTACCCGCTTCAGCGTTCCCATCAACGAAGACGGCTCACCAAATGAGGAATCTCTGGAGAATTATGGCGAAAAATTCAAAGGTTCACTTTCTTTCATTAAAGTAGACAAAGAAACAGGCGATATGAACCTGGACTTCCAAATCCTGATGCCTGGTTTTGACTATGACCTCGCCAACGGTGGCAAAGGCCCATCAAACGACTGGCTTTTCTTTACTACCTATAATACCGAGAGAGCTGGTACCCTGAAAGAGATCGGTGCTTCTCAGTACGACAAGGACTTCCTGGCAGCCATTAACTGGAAACTGGCTGAGAAATATGTGAAAGAAGGCAAGGCCAAAGAAATGCCTGCTAACTACCACCATAACAAGCTGGATAAGAGCAGCCACATTGCCAAATCAGAGGTGAAGAAAACCGTAAGGTTCCTGGATCCTGCAGATTGCCCCGGCATGGTTTACCTGATCCCTGTGCCTAAATCTCCACACGGTATCGACGTAGATCCCAGCGGTGAGTTCATGGTAGTAAGTGGTAAGCTTGCCTCTGTAATTCCTGTGCATTCTTTCTCTAAAATGAAAAAAGCTATTGAAAATAAAGATTTCGATGGCGACATCAAGGGTATTCCGGTGCTGAAATATGAATCAGTGCTTGCTGCTGAAGTGAAAGAGCCAGGACTTGGGCCATTGCACACAGAGTTTGATGGTAAAGGCAACGCATACACTTCTATGTTTGTATCTTCTGAAGTAGTGAAGTGGAGCCTGAATGACTTTACTGTTAAAGACAGAATTCCAGTATATTATTCAGTAGGTCACCTGGTAATTCCCGGAGGTGATACAAAAGAACCTTATGGCAAATACCTGATCGCCATGAACAAGATTACCAAAGACCGCTACCTGCCTACCGGACCTGAGCTTGCTCACTCTGCACAGCTCATCGACATCAGCGGCGAAAAAATGAAACTGCTGCTTGACTTCCCAACCGTGGCAGAACCGCACTACGCCCAGGTAATTCCTGCCGAGAAAGTGGCACCTAACAGTGTGAAGTTCTATAAGCTGGAAGATAACACCCACCCTCATAAGGCAAGTAAAGAATCAGAAGCCAGGGTTGAGAAAAACGGCAACGTAGTACGGGTGTACCAAACAGCCATCCGCAGCCACATGACGCCAGATAACATCGAAGGCATCAACGTAGGCGACACCGTTTACTTCCACGTAACCAACCTGGAGCAAGACTGGGACGTACCTCATGGCTTTGCCATCATGGGCGCTAACAACGCCGAGCTGCTGATCATGCCGGGTGCAACCCAAACCCTGAAGTGGGTGCCAACCAGACCCGGTATATTCCCGATGTACTGTACCGACTTCTGCTCTGCGCTACACCAGGAAATGCAGGGATATGTGCGGGTATCTCCAAAAGGTGTGAAAACTCCTCTGAAATTCTGGACTGGCAAGCAAAAGCCGGCACTGTAA
- a CDS encoding nitrous-oxide reductase accessory protein NosL, translated as MWKIYLQAPQYPEGLEMHIWVNKIAGNTEYTLQNFNILNHYIGMKPIEESSFKELEIMPLVVYGLMVTGLLVAFFKNKYLLAGWLGLLVIAGTAGLIDFYLWLVDFGTNLDPHAPIKIPGMAYIPPLIGPKQLLNFHALSLPALGSLGLAIPMVLAAFAVYIEFFSGKKLRLKPTGTAKRFSYGIGLGLLLGLGSLTGCSPEPQPIAYGQVGCEHCKMTISDNRYGAEIVTKTGKAFFFDSIECMADYLHQQEGLQEKVAMLLVTDFNQPETLVAADQVLYLQSEKLPSPMGMYLTAISSPTVAEDFQQTYEGRLLNWSEVLQAVKNHEKLY; from the coding sequence ATGTGGAAGATCTATCTGCAGGCCCCTCAGTACCCTGAAGGCCTGGAAATGCATATCTGGGTTAACAAAATTGCAGGTAATACCGAATATACCCTGCAGAACTTTAACATCCTGAACCACTACATCGGCATGAAGCCAATAGAGGAATCTTCCTTTAAAGAGCTGGAAATTATGCCCCTGGTTGTCTATGGATTAATGGTTACAGGACTGCTGGTAGCCTTCTTCAAAAATAAATATTTACTGGCCGGCTGGCTGGGCCTCTTAGTGATTGCGGGCACTGCCGGTCTTATAGACTTTTACCTCTGGCTGGTAGATTTTGGCACCAACCTGGATCCGCATGCACCTATCAAAATACCGGGAATGGCCTACATTCCCCCACTGATCGGTCCAAAGCAGCTGCTTAATTTCCATGCCCTATCACTGCCGGCGCTGGGTAGCCTGGGACTGGCCATTCCTATGGTTTTAGCGGCCTTTGCCGTGTATATAGAGTTCTTTTCCGGAAAGAAGCTTAGGCTGAAGCCAACTGGGACTGCCAAACGTTTTTCTTATGGTATTGGCTTGGGCCTCCTGCTGGGTTTGGGCAGCTTAACCGGCTGCAGCCCCGAGCCTCAGCCCATTGCCTATGGCCAGGTAGGCTGTGAGCATTGCAAAATGACGATCAGCGACAACCGCTACGGTGCTGAAATTGTAACAAAGACGGGCAAGGCTTTTTTCTTCGATTCTATTGAATGCATGGCAGATTACCTCCATCAGCAGGAGGGTTTGCAGGAAAAAGTAGCCATGCTGCTGGTAACGGACTTTAACCAGCCTGAAACGTTGGTTGCAGCAGATCAGGTTCTTTACCTGCAGAGCGAAAAGCTGCCCAGCCCCATGGGCATGTACCTAACGGCTATTTCATCACCAACAGTCGCTGAAGACTTTCAGCAAACCTACGAGGGCAGGTTATTAAACTGGTCTGAAGTACTGCAAGCTGTTAAGAATCATGAAAAGCTATATTAG
- a CDS encoding parallel beta-helix repeat (two copies) (COG3420 Nitrous oxidase accessory protein), whose protein sequence is MKSYIRPICLLLASLLLWLLPVQSVGAADLPVGPDNRYKTITAAVAAAKPGDRVLVQQGVYQERNILIDKPISLIGINNPVIDGNMKGEILTIHSSRVLVKGFTFKNVEVSYTKDFAAIKVVESNYVKIEDNTILNAYFGIYLQRSDSCSITNNVVRGEGKTETSSGNAIHLWYCDLARIERNNVSGHRDGIYLEFVKQSTANNNISENNLRYGLHFMFSDGNIYRYNTFRKNGAGVAVMYTKNIIMEHNRFEQNWGSAAYGLLLKEISRSTIAYNTFTRNTTGIYMEGSSKLDILKNEFNGNGWAVRLLSSCAEDTFRLNNFIGNTFDVATNGNIQLNHFSGNYWDKYQGYDLDKDKVGDVPYRPVSLYSMVVEKVPSSIMFMRSFIVDLMDAVEKVFPAFTPEKLMDDKPSMVKL, encoded by the coding sequence ATGAAAAGCTATATTAGACCAATCTGTCTGCTTTTGGCTAGCCTGCTGCTCTGGCTTTTACCAGTTCAGTCGGTCGGCGCTGCAGACCTGCCCGTAGGACCAGACAACCGTTATAAAACAATTACCGCCGCTGTAGCAGCTGCTAAGCCCGGAGATCGGGTACTGGTGCAGCAGGGCGTGTACCAGGAGCGTAACATCCTTATTGATAAACCTATCAGCCTGATTGGAATCAACAATCCTGTGATAGATGGAAACATGAAGGGTGAGATCCTGACCATTCACAGCAGCAGGGTACTGGTAAAAGGCTTTACGTTTAAAAACGTGGAGGTAAGCTACACAAAAGATTTTGCTGCCATCAAAGTAGTAGAAAGTAACTATGTAAAAATTGAAGATAACACCATACTGAATGCCTATTTCGGTATTTATCTTCAAAGGTCCGATAGCTGCAGCATCACCAATAATGTGGTAAGGGGAGAAGGCAAAACAGAGACATCTTCCGGCAATGCCATTCATCTCTGGTACTGTGACCTTGCCAGGATCGAGAGAAATAATGTGTCCGGCCACCGCGATGGTATTTACCTGGAGTTTGTAAAGCAAAGCACAGCAAATAACAACATCAGCGAAAACAACCTTCGCTACGGGCTGCACTTTATGTTCTCCGATGGCAACATCTACCGCTACAACACCTTCAGGAAAAATGGGGCCGGTGTGGCGGTAATGTATACCAAAAACATCATTATGGAGCATAACCGCTTTGAGCAAAACTGGGGCAGCGCTGCCTATGGCCTGCTGCTAAAGGAAATCAGCCGAAGCACCATTGCCTATAATACTTTCACCAGGAATACCACCGGTATCTACATGGAAGGATCATCCAAACTTGATATCCTGAAAAATGAATTCAATGGAAATGGCTGGGCTGTGCGCCTGCTCTCCAGCTGTGCAGAGGATACTTTCAGACTAAATAATTTTATCGGCAATACCTTCGATGTTGCCACTAATGGCAATATTCAGCTCAACCACTTTTCTGGCAACTACTGGGATAAATACCAGGGTTACGACCTTGATAAAGATAAGGTAGGCGATGTGCCCTACCGCCCGGTGAGCCTGTACTCTATGGTGGTGGAAAAAGTGCCCTCCTCCATTATGTTCATGAGGAGCTTTATTGTGGACCTGATGGACGCCGTGGAAAAAGTATTTCCCGCTTTTACTCCTGAAAAGCTGATGGACGATAAACCATCAATGGTAAAGTTGTAA
- a CDS encoding ABC transporter (COG1131 ABC-type multidrug transport system, ATPase component): protein MISIKNLNKSYGKIQVLRDLSVEFERGQVVSIIGPNGSGKTTTIKCLLGIVHPDSGQIYVDDELVLRQWEYRSKIGYMPQISHFPENMKVRQLFDMMKDIRKAPELDEELIGLYNIHKMYNKRLGALSGGMKQKVSAALAFLFQPDLLILDEPTAGLDPLSSEILKAKILKEKRKDKLILISSHIMSEIEEVADDILCMMDGKLCFYRSIASIKEETGEARLGKAISKLITY from the coding sequence ATGATCTCTATAAAAAACTTAAATAAAAGCTACGGCAAGATTCAGGTTCTCCGCGATCTTTCTGTTGAGTTTGAGCGGGGGCAGGTAGTTTCTATTATCGGCCCCAATGGTTCAGGAAAAACCACTACCATTAAATGCCTGCTGGGTATTGTGCATCCCGACAGCGGCCAGATCTATGTAGATGATGAATTGGTGCTCAGGCAGTGGGAGTACCGCAGTAAGATTGGCTACATGCCACAGATCAGTCACTTTCCAGAAAACATGAAGGTGCGCCAGCTATTCGATATGATGAAGGATATTCGCAAAGCTCCGGAGCTGGACGAAGAGCTGATTGGCCTGTACAATATTCATAAGATGTACAATAAGCGCTTGGGCGCATTATCAGGCGGTATGAAGCAAAAGGTAAGTGCTGCGCTGGCCTTTTTGTTTCAGCCAGATCTGCTCATTCTCGATGAACCAACTGCCGGGCTTGATCCGCTCTCTTCCGAGATCCTGAAGGCCAAAATCTTGAAAGAGAAAAGGAAGGACAAGCTGATCCTCATCAGCTCACATATAATGAGTGAGATAGAAGAGGTAGCCGACGATATACTGTGCATGATGGACGGTAAACTCTGTTTTTATCGCAGCATTGCCTCTATCAAAGAAGAAACCGGCGAAGCCCGCCTGGGCAAAGCCATTTCCAAATTAATCACCTACTGA